The stretch of DNA TGGATTTTTTTGAGAGAAAATCTCCGCAATAGCGAGATTGGTCGGGTATCATCGCTTTATATGGTCACGGTATCCGGCCAATCTTCTTTGAGAAGGGACATAACGATCATGTCCAGATAACGTCCGTCTCTGTATATGGCCTGTCTCATCCTGCCTTCCTCCACGAATCCGCATCTTTCGTAGCATTTTATCGCTTAAAGGTTATCCTCTGGGACCAGCAGGTCTACCCTGTGCAGGTTCATGAACCGAAAGGCGTAGTCGGTCAGGGTTCTGAGGGCCTTCAAACCGTACCCTTTTCCTCTGGCCCCGGGGCTCCTATGACGAGCCCGATCCTGGCGGAGCGGTTTTTCCAGTCTATCACGTGAAAGTCTATTTGCCCTATATACCGCTCCGTCTCCCTGTCTGCCACGACGAAGTGAGCCTCCTTGTCCGAATCCCTCTCCATATTCCCCTTGATCCAGCTCTCTATAGCGGAATCGCTTGTGTTTGATATTTTAAGATCGTCCAGGAAGGCTACGAGAAGACCCTGAGCTACTTCCATTTTCCCTCGGAACATTGGAAGCGGCTCAGAACCAACAATTCGATGGAACGACTGAACCGAGAGATCCGTCGAAGAACAAAGGTCGTAGGCAACTTCCCCGACGGGGAATCGGCCATGATGCTGGTATTCGCCAGAGTCCGGCATGTAGCTTCCACCAAATAGTACCGAAAGAGGAGGCCCGACCGGGCCTCCTCTTTCAGTTTTTCAGCGTATCGGTATATCCGAGCTCAGCCACTTAAGGATAGCCTCCGCCAGGGCTATCCTCTTGTCGTGAAACGAGTGGGAGGTGGTCATCACCACGTCCTTTGCCGTGGTCACTCCCGCCTTTCTAAGCGCCGTCATCAGGGGGTTGTGGTGTATCTCCAGGTGAGACACGTCGTCTCTGGATCCGGCTATGGTCAGCAGTTTTTTGCCCTTGAGGCGGTGTGCCAGTTCTCTTAGATCCCACTCCTGGGCTTTCTCCTTTATCTCGTCCAGAAGAGTTTCCGGGCTGGTTCCCTTGAGCGGCCTGGTGCAGTTTATGAACATCTCGTAGGTGTCCTTCGCGTACCTTTCGTCCCTGTTCTCCCGTTGCCTTTCTTTCGCCACCGCTCCCAGGTTGTAGGTAGCTATGGCTATTATCCTGTCGACCTCGGTCATCTCCGCCCCGGTCATCAGGGCGGCGAATCCTCCCATGCTGTGGCCGATCAGGACGAACTTGGCGGGATCTATCATGTATCGTTCTCTGTTGATCGGATCCATGAGGTATTCTACCGTCGCCCTGGTGTCCTCCAGGACGTGTTGGAAGGAAAAATCTCCCTCGCTGCCCCACGAACCTCTGTAGTGAAACACGACCGAGTTGAAGCCGCCTCTCCTGAGGATCTGCGCTAGATCCACGTTCTGCTCGCTTCCGGGGAATCCGTGCAGTATCAAAGCAGTGGGATGGGGGCCTCTTCCCTGAGGAGTGTACATTATTCCGTACAGGTCGCTTCCGTGGCTGGGTATGGTCAGGTCCAGCAGGTCGGCCGGATATCTAGGGTCGGAAAAATCAGGGTCTTTGCAGATGCAGTTAAAGTTCATGCTCTCTCTCCTTTATGCCCCCTATAACGTCAAAGTCAAACCACTCCCGTGGGCAGGTCGAACTCTCTCAGCATGGACTGGAAATCCTCCTCCATGCCCTCGTGAATGTGGTAGACGTGGTCGTCCGTGGGGAAACGGCCTTTCTTTACGTCCTGGACGTATTCCTTGAAGGCGGCTATCTCCACCTCGGCTACGTTGGCGTATTTCTTGACGAACTTGGGGGTGAAGGCCTGAAACAGCCCCAGCATGTCGCCGCAGATTATGAGCTGTCCGTCGCAGGGAGCTCCGGCACCTATGGAGTAGACGGGTATCTCCAGTTTTTTGGCTATGAACTCGGTAAGCTCCGGCGGAACCGCCTCCAGCAGAAGGGCGTAGGCCCCGGCGTCCTGTACCGCGATGGCGTCTTTTATAAGCTCTCTGGCGCTTTCAGGGTCCCTTCCCTGGGCCTTGAAGCCGCCGAGCTGTCCGGAGCTCTGAGGCGTCAGCCCTATATGGCCGCATACGAGAATGCCCGCGTCGGTTATGGCCTTGATCCTGGAGCAGACCCTGCGTCCTCCCTCCAGCTTGACGCAGTCCATATCGGCCTCCTTCAGGAACCGTATGGCGTTGATCACGGCGTCCTCGTCGGATACCTGGTATGAACCGAAGGGCATATCTCCCATGCACCACAGGTCGGGGGCTCCCCGGCGGACCGCCCGGCAGTGTATCAGGCATTCCTCCATGGTGACGGGAACGGTGCCGTCGTAGCCTAGCAACACCATACCCATGGAATCTCCAACCAGGATCATGTCCATCCCGGCCTGCTGGGCGAAGGAAGCGGTGGGAAAATCGTAGGCGGTTATCCAGGTCGCCTTTTCTCCCTCTCTCTTCATTTTCACAAAGTCCAATCGGGTCTTCTTCTTAGCCATATCGGTTCCTCCTCACGTTATCCATATTACCTTCTAGGGGTAACAGGAATATATGCCTTTCGCTTAATTCGGTCAACTGAGAAAAGAGAATCTTTGCCGACAAAATAGGTATCCGAACGAAGCGGATACTTATTTCATCCGTGGTTGGCAGATGAATCCGGTAGTATGATAGGAGATGGCGGTTTAGACGGCTGCCTAAAACTGTATGAGAGGTGATCCACGATGATCGAAGTTGCGGTTTTTCTGACGGACGGTTTCGAGGAGACCGAGGCCCTCACGACGGTGGACATACTGCGAAGGGGAAATGTGGACGTGACCACGACGTCCCTGACAGGATGCATGACCGTCAAGGGGAAGCACGGCGTGCCGGTCACGGCGGACGCCCTTTTCGACGATGTGGCGAACCGGACCTTCGATATGCTGGTGGTCCCTGGCGGAACCGTGGCGTATACGGAGCACCGAGGGTTGTTGGATCTGGTGGTCCGTTATGATTCGGAGGGCAAAAAGCTGGCCGCCATATGCGCGGCTCCGGCGGTGTTCGGCAAGGCGGGAATTCTCAAAGGACGAAGGGCCGTGTGCTACCCCGGCATGGAGTCATGGCTCACCGGCGCCACGATCGGTTCCGACATGGTCGAGACCGATGGTCACATAACCACCGCCAAGGGGCCTGCCGTGACCCCGTTCTTCGCACTGAGGCTCCTGGAAATCCTGAAGGGAAAGGAAGTTGCCGACGCGGTTGCGAAGGCCTTTTTGATTCCGTTGGTGCTGTGAGAGTATGTCTTTATTAAGGTAAATCTTTGCGGGGTCTGCTCGACTTGGCAGGCCCTGTAGAACTAGCTCTCCAGTTCAGCGGTGCAGAGGTAACGGAATGGGATTTTTCTTCGCAGGCATGGTGAGGAGTTCGAGACTTCATGACAAAAGCTGTTCCCACTTGTCGCTCTTTCTGGACCTTATTTTTTATGTGTAAAACAATTGCGAAATAGATTTATTGGATGTAGCATTTAGTAAAAACAAACCACAGGTTTGTCGGCCAGGTTCAGATGGCTCTGTTGGAGCTGGCTTTCCTTATTCGTAGTCAAAACAGTGACTTGGGTTAATAGTAACCATAAAGAGCGTAAGGTAAATTTTTTATTGTCGTGGAGGTTAAGCAATGCATCTAATACTTGAAATTTACAACCTATTGGTGCCATTTTCCCTCTCAGATTTTCATAGTTTTTCAGCCGATTCGATTACGGCCTTTTTCATTCTAGTCTCATTGATTTTCGCAGGAGGCTCCTTAGCCTATTTTTTATGGAAGTTATTATTGTCTCTTGATAAGGATTATTTCCAAATCATAAAACAGACTCCAGCTGCTGAGTCTGTGCCGGAAACGGTTCAGGTCTCTAGTGATTTGTTAGCGGTCTGGCGTGACTATCGTGCGAGTTTTGTCTACATACTCGATGAAATGGAAAAGACGTCGGAAGACTCAAACGAATATTTTGGGGCGAATCGGGTTTTGGATCGATGTATGAATATTCGTTATTGGACAGTGCTTCCTGGGATTTTCGTTGGCTGGGGAATTTTGGGGACGTTTGTAGGTCTGACCTATGGTGTCGGCAGTTTTGATACAGGAAGCACGGAGGCTATAAGGGGGAGTATCTCTCAGCTTTTGGCTGGGATGAACACTGCATTTGCGACTTCTATCTGGGGCATGCTGCTTTCGATTGTCTTCAACATTGTTGAAAAATGGGCATTTGGGCGGTTCCACCGTTCAACCGCAGAGCTGATTGCTCATTTGAATCATCTCTTTAAATTATCCTCTGCTCAAGAGGCACAGATTCTCCAGGAAAAGGAGCAGCAGACGATCAAGGAATGTGTGACAGACTCTCTTGAGCGTCTCTTTACCCTCAACCAGGAAGGTCAGGAAACGAGGCCGTCTCACTTCTTTCGAGATCTTCTTCAGGAATCAAAAAAACAGAGTCAATCTTTGGGGAATTTTTCCACCGACTTCGCCGAAGTGATCGGTGATGCGATTTCAAATTCCATGTCAAACACATTGGGGCAGCTTTCGACGGCTATTCAGGAGATGCGGCAGGAAAAAGGAAAATCGACCGAGGAAATCAGTCTACTCATAGTGGATCAGCTCCAGAATGGGATTATGGACATGATGACACAGCTTCAGGAGACAGTTTCAGGCAGTACCCAGGATCAACTACAGGAGCTTGCACAGCTGATGATCCGGTCAGGCGAGGCCTTAGAGTCGGTCCCCAGGGAATTTCAGTCGGCAGTGGGTTCCTTCCGCGAAGAAGTGGGAACCATGGCGAAGGATCTGTCGGAGGCATCGGGGCAGTCGGTTGGGAATGCGAAGGAGATTTCTTCTTCAATAGTCGATACGATGAAGACTGCGTCTGAAAAATTACTGGCCAGCGCAGAGACGCTTGAAAAAAGCTTGGCTGCTTCGGCAGGGCATCTTGGCGCAGAAGCCAATAGAGCCGCCAGTGCCTTGGGAGATCAGTTTCGGGACGGTGTCAACGTTCTGGGAGAAGTCACTCAGGGACTTAAAGATAGTATGAACGAAATTCTGGCAGAACAGAACAAAACTCTTCAGGAACTTAATAACGCGGGACGTGTTCTGGGAGATGTCATAAAAGAGGCTGGTGTGGCTCAGGGGAAATTCAATACCTCGGCGCAGTCAATTCATGAAACACTTGCTCAAATCAGCGCAGTGGGTACGGAAATGGATGGCTCTATGAAAAACATACAAAGGGTCCAGTCAGAGGCGATTCAGCTCATCTCCGATTTGAAGCTAGAGGGCAAAGAACTCGCAGCTCAGCGTGAGATCATTTCGGCGCAGGTCTCCCAAAAGCTTGAAAGGCTTGAGAATTTGAATCAAAGCTATGTCGAAAAATTTCAGGTTATCGAACAGGGACTCAAATCGATTTTCGAGCAGATTGGGGAAGGGCTTCAGCAGTACCAGGCAGGCGTGGAGACGAATCTAAACAGCACTCTTTCTGCTTTTTCGGATCACTTTAAAACAGCTGTCGGAGATCTTGGAAGCACGGTGGAAGAGTTCGAAGAATATCTGGGGAAGGTCTCCGACGGGATTCGTGAGCCAGATCTGGTGAAAAGCTAGAATCCGAGGTCGTTCTAATGAAAGAAAAGACAGCCATCTTACTTTCCCACGATGAAGAAAATCCCTTTGCCCAATCGACAGGAGACTTGATGGCGGGGCTCCTCCTAGTCTTTGTCCTTATTCTTGCCTCGACATTACTGCGTCTTGAAGACGAATTTGAGCAAAAGGTTAGCTTCGCAGAGGATTATCGTCTTCTCCGGGAGGAGCTCTATCAGGATTTGAACGAAGAGTTCAAAATGGATTTACCCCGATGGTCTGCGGTTCTGGACCGAGACACTCTATCGTTGCGCTTTACCGAGCCGGAAGTGCTTTTTGATCAGGGAAAAGATGCCGTAAAGGGGCGTTTCTCTGAGATCATCAGCGATTTCTTCCCGAGATACGTCACGATTCTTTCCTCTCCGAAATATAAAGAATCTATCGAGGAAGTTCGCATCGAAGGGCACACTTCCAGTGAATGGACGGGGAAGGAAGACCAGGAGATGGCATATTTCCTCAATATGGAACTATCCCAGAATAGAACCCGTAACGTTCTTCGGAGTTCTCTCGCGACAATTGGCGATCCAGACCTCAAAGACTGGGTTCGCAGCAAGATTACCGCCAATGGACTTTCGTCGAGCCAGCTTATTCTAAAGGATGGGGTGGAAAACAAAAGCGCCTCTCGTCGT from Dethiosulfovibrio russensis encodes:
- a CDS encoding GNAT family N-acetyltransferase — protein: MEVAQGLLVAFLDDLKISNTSDSAIESWIKGNMERDSDKEAHFVVADRETERYIGQIDFHVIDWKNRSARIGLVIGAPGPEEKGTV
- a CDS encoding alpha/beta hydrolase family protein, producing MNFNCICKDPDFSDPRYPADLLDLTIPSHGSDLYGIMYTPQGRGPHPTALILHGFPGSEQNVDLAQILRRGGFNSVVFHYRGSWGSEGDFSFQHVLEDTRATVEYLMDPINRERYMIDPAKFVLIGHSMGGFAALMTGAEMTEVDRIIAIATYNLGAVAKERQRENRDERYAKDTYEMFINCTRPLKGTSPETLLDEIKEKAQEWDLRELAHRLKGKKLLTIAGSRDDVSHLEIHHNPLMTALRKAGVTTAKDVVMTTSHSFHDKRIALAEAILKWLSSDIPIR
- the panB gene encoding 3-methyl-2-oxobutanoate hydroxymethyltransferase, with the protein product MAKKKTRLDFVKMKREGEKATWITAYDFPTASFAQQAGMDMILVGDSMGMVLLGYDGTVPVTMEECLIHCRAVRRGAPDLWCMGDMPFGSYQVSDEDAVINAIRFLKEADMDCVKLEGGRRVCSRIKAITDAGILVCGHIGLTPQSSGQLGGFKAQGRDPESARELIKDAIAVQDAGAYALLLEAVPPELTEFIAKKLEIPVYSIGAGAPCDGQLIICGDMLGLFQAFTPKFVKKYANVAEVEIAAFKEYVQDVKKGRFPTDDHVYHIHEGMEEDFQSMLREFDLPTGVV
- a CDS encoding DJ-1 family glyoxalase III, with translation MIEVAVFLTDGFEETEALTTVDILRRGNVDVTTTSLTGCMTVKGKHGVPVTADALFDDVANRTFDMLVVPGGTVAYTEHRGLLDLVVRYDSEGKKLAAICAAPAVFGKAGILKGRRAVCYPGMESWLTGATIGSDMVETDGHITTAKGPAVTPFFALRLLEILKGKEVADAVAKAFLIPLVL
- a CDS encoding OmpA family protein → MKEKTAILLSHDEENPFAQSTGDLMAGLLLVFVLILASTLLRLEDEFEQKVSFAEDYRLLREELYQDLNEEFKMDLPRWSAVLDRDTLSLRFTEPEVLFDQGKDAVKGRFSEIISDFFPRYVTILSSPKYKESIEEVRIEGHTSSEWTGKEDQEMAYFLNMELSQNRTRNVLRSSLATIGDPDLKDWVRSKITANGLSSSQLILKDGVENKSASRRVEFRVRTNAEEKIAAFLERWRDSIQKESR